The Vigna radiata var. radiata cultivar VC1973A unplaced genomic scaffold, Vradiata_ver6 scaffold_122, whole genome shotgun sequence genome window below encodes:
- the LOC106753009 gene encoding kinesin-like protein KIN-UB has translation MASNRNGVQRGSAKFDRPLKPRPRTSSPSPGSALRRANPAARNADAVPGRVRVAVRLRPRNAEEMMADADFADCVELQPELKRLKLRRNNWDSDTYEFDEVLTEFASQKRVYEVVAKPVVESVLDGYNGTVMAYGQTGTGKTFTLGRLGEVDTSDRGIMVRSMEDIFADLSPNTDSVTVSYLQLYMETLQDLLNPANDNIPIVEDPRSGDVSMPGATLVEITDQHSFLELLRVGEANRIAANTKLNTESSRSHAILMVHIKRSVLESEDIVSSQNGDASHLTKPSKPLVRKSKLVVVDLAGSERVHKSGSEGHMLEEAKSINLSLSSLGKCINALXENNAHVPFRDSKLTRMLXDSFGGTARTSLIVTIGPSPRHRGETSSTILFGQRAMKVENMLKIKEEFDYKSLSRKLEVQLDKLIAENERQQKAFEDEVEKINLEAQCRIAEVEKNFADALEKERLKCQMEYMELVKELEQKLVLNQERHECNSSVVDNGEGPTSSSAGEVTEVKILLETERSRRKAAEEEVEHLKNQLGKYTQTQAGDAEIVKLRNILEDEANQKKRLEEEVIILRSQLLQLNFEADQMRKCLENGSSGSTFSAMDSSRPTQFKDTANGQKSSVATLFEQVGLQKILSLLESDDANVRIHAVKVVANLAAEEANQKRIVEAGGLTSLLMLLRRYEDETVRRVAAGAIANLAMNEANQELIMAEGGITLLSMTASDAEDPQTLRMVAGAIANLCGNDRILMTLRSQGGIKALLGIVRCGHPDVLSQVARGIANFAKCESRASNQGIKSGRSFLIEDGALPWIVQNANNEAAPIRRHLELALCHLAQHEVNAKDLVSGGALWELVRISRDCSREDIRNLARRTLSSVSTFKAELRRLRIDY, from the exons TGCCTGGAAGAGTTCGGGTGGCTGTAAGATTGAGACCACGAAATGCTGAAGAAATGATGGCTGATGCTGATTTTGCTGACTGTGTTGAATTACAACCGGAG CTTAAAAGACTGAAACTTCGTAGAAACAATTGGGATTCTGACACATATGAGTTTGATGAGGTGCTTACTGAATTTGCATCACAGAAACGTGTCTATGAAGTTGTGGCTAAGCCAGTTGTGGAG AGTGTTCTTGATGGTTATAATGGGACTGTGATGGCTTATGGTCAAACTGGAACTGGGAAAACTTTTACACTTGGACGACTTGGGGAAGTTGACACTTCTGATCGTGGTATCATGGTCCGTTCCATGGAGGATATTTTTGCTGACTTGTCACCCAATACTGATTCTGTTACAGTCTCGTATCTGCAG CTTTACATGGAGACTCTCCAGGACTTGCTTAATCCAGCAAATGATAATATTCCTATAGTGGAAGATCCAAGAAGTGGTGATGTATCTATGCCTGGGGCAACTCTTGTAGAAATCACAGACCAACATAGTTTTCTGGAGCTGTTAAGAGTAGGGGAAGCTAATAGAATTGCTGCTAACACAAAATTGAATACTGAATCTTCTCGCAGTCATGCTATTCTGATG GTTCATATTAAGAGGTCTGTCTTGGAAAGTGAAGATATTGTATCTAGTCAAAATGGCGATGCCTCTCATTTAACTAAACCTTCAAAACCACTTGTTCGGAAGAGCAAGTTGGTTGTGGTAGACTTGGCAGGTTCAGAACGTGTCCACAAGTCAG GAAGTGAAGGGCACATGCTAGAGGAAGCTAAATCTATCAATCTTTCACTTAGTTCATTGGGAAAATGTATTAATGCTCTAGNAGAGAACAATGCTCATGTTCCATTTCGTGATTCAAAGCTTACCAGAATGCTTCNAGACTCTTTTGGTG GCACAGCTAGGACTTCATTGATTGTGACTATTGGCCCATCACCACGTCATCGAGGAGAGACTTCTAGTACCATATTGTTTGGCCAGAGG GCTATGAAAGTTGAGAATATGTTGAAAATAAAGGAGGAATTTGATTATAAAAGCTTGTCTCGAAAGCTTGAGGTACAATTAGATAAGCTTATTGCAGAAAATGAAAGGCAGCAGAAAGCTTTTGAGGATGAagttgagaaaataaatttggagGCCCAATGTCGAATTGCCGAGGTGGAGAAGAACTTTGCAGATGCATTGGAG AAAGAGAGACTGAAATGCCAGATGGAGTACATGGAATTGGTAAAGGAGTTGGAGCAGAAGTTGGTCTTGAATCAAGAAAGACATGAATGCAATAGTTCTGTGGTTGATAATGGGGAG GGGCCCACGTCATCTTCAGCAGGTGAAGTTACTGAGGTCAAAATACTGCTTGAAACTGAAAGAAGTCGGAGGAAGGCAGCTGAAGAAGAGGTAGAACATCTAAAAAATCAACTGGGGaaatacacacaaacacag GCAGGAGATGCCGAAATTGTAAAGCTTCGGAACATCTTGGAGGATGAGGCTAATCAGAAAAAAAGACTTGAAGAAGAAGTAATAATATTGAGAAGTCAATTATTGCAATTGAACTTTGAAGCTGACCAG ATGAGAAAGTGTTTGGAAAATGGAAGCTCTGGGAGCACATTTTCTGCCATGGATTCCTCCCGGCCTACCCAATTCAAGGACACTGCAAATGGTCAGAAGTCATCTGTTGCTACTCTCTTTGAGCAAG TTGGACTGCAAAAGATTTTGTCGTTGCTGGAGTCAGATGATGCCAATGTACGAATTCATGCTGTGAAAGTGGTAGCCAACCTAGCTGCCGAAG AGGCTAATCAAAAGAGAATTGTTGAGGCTGGGGGGCTTACTTCCTTGCTGATGCTTCTTCGAAGATATGAGGATGAAACTGTTCGCAGAGTAGCTGCTGGGGCCATTGCCAATCTTGCTATGAATG AAGCGAATCAAGAACTTATTATGGCTGAAGGAGGAATTACTCTGTTATCAATGACTGCATCTGATGCTGAAGATCCACAAACTCTTCGAATGGTTGCTGGGGCAATTGCTAACTTATGTGGAAATG ATAGAATATTGATGACTCTGAGATCCCAGGGAGGTATTAAGGCTTTACTGGGAATCGTAAGATGTGGACATCCCGATGTCCTTTCCCAAGTTGCACGAGGAATTGCAAACTTCGCAAAATGCGAGTCTCGAGCTTCCAATCAAG GGATAAAAAGTGGCAGATCTTTTTTGATAGAAGACGGTGCACTTCCGTGGATAGTACAAAATGCTAATAATGAAGCTGCACCAATCAGGCGTCACTTAGAGCTTGCACTCTGCCACTTGGCACAGCATG AAGTGAATGCAAAGGACCTGGTTAGTGGAGGTGCTCTTTGGGAGCTTGTTCGAATTTCACGAGATTGTTCACGAGAGGATATACGGAATCTTGCTCGTCGGACTCTCAGTTCTGTCTCAACATTCAAAGCCGAATTGCGACGCCTACGTAtagattattaa